The Amblyraja radiata isolate CabotCenter1 chromosome 1, sAmbRad1.1.pri, whole genome shotgun sequence genome contains a region encoding:
- the mrps18c gene encoding 28S ribosomal protein S18c, mitochondrial isoform X1 — MRGLAAGLCAAALAVGSGRAGSGRAAGMQRALRAWKPVYWQRGVSTQQIPSTSDMPIKLENPFKEPPKKCILCGVSVNYKNVQLLSQFISPYTGRIFGRHITGLCGKKQKEISKSIKKAQRMGFMSVMLKDPAFIKDPNICDYKIWE; from the exons ATGCGTGGCCTTGCCGCTGGGCTTTGCGCCGCTGCGCTggcggtcgggtcgggtcgggccgGGTCGGGTCGGGCAGCGGGGATGCAGCGGGCACTCAGGGCATGGAaaccag TGTACTGGCAAAGGGGAGTCAGCACTCAGCAGATTCCAAGCACTTCTGATATG CCGATAAAGTTAGAAAATCCTTTCAAAGAACCTCCCAAGAAGTGCATTTTGTGTGGCGTTTCAGTGAATTACaagaacgtacag ctgttGTCCCAGTTCATATCTCCGTACACAGGTCGTATTTTTGGCAGACATATAACTG GATTGTGTGGAAAGAAACAAAAGGAAATTTCTAAGAGCATCAAAAAAGCTCAACGGATgg GATTTATGTCAGTCATGCTAAAGGACCCTGCTTTCATAAAGGATCCAAACATTTGTGATTACAAGATATGGGAATAA
- the mrps18c gene encoding 28S ribosomal protein S18c, mitochondrial isoform X2, which yields MRGLAAGSGRAAGMQRALRAWKPVYWQRGVSTQQIPSTSDMPIKLENPFKEPPKKCILCGVSVNYKNVQLLSQFISPYTGRIFGRHITGLCGKKQKEISKSIKKAQRMGFMSVMLKDPAFIKDPNICDYKIWE from the exons ATGCGTGGCCTTGCCGCT gGGTCGGGTCGGGCAGCGGGGATGCAGCGGGCACTCAGGGCATGGAaaccag TGTACTGGCAAAGGGGAGTCAGCACTCAGCAGATTCCAAGCACTTCTGATATG CCGATAAAGTTAGAAAATCCTTTCAAAGAACCTCCCAAGAAGTGCATTTTGTGTGGCGTTTCAGTGAATTACaagaacgtacag ctgttGTCCCAGTTCATATCTCCGTACACAGGTCGTATTTTTGGCAGACATATAACTG GATTGTGTGGAAAGAAACAAAAGGAAATTTCTAAGAGCATCAAAAAAGCTCAACGGATgg GATTTATGTCAGTCATGCTAAAGGACCCTGCTTTCATAAAGGATCCAAACATTTGTGATTACAAGATATGGGAATAA